Within the Enterobacter bugandensis genome, the region AATAACATCAATCCGGCACGCCCGAACGTCCTGATGGTTTTTATGCCACGGTGTCCGAGAGCGGCCAACGCATTTAACAGCATGAGTGGCTTAACTCCCTATTCCCAGTAAATCGTCACGATAATCGCCCGCCGGGTAGCGGAACGGTACGGGTCCGTCAGCAATACCGTCGAGGAACTGCCGCACGCGTGGATCGCAATTTTCCTGCAGCGCCTGGGCGCTGCCGTGTGCAACGATCTTTTTGTCCGCCACGATATAGGCGTAATCGGCAATGCTCAACACTTCCGGTACATCGTGAGACACCACGATACAGGTGACGCCGAGCGCGCTGTTCAGTTCAGAGATGAGCTTTACCAGCACGCCCATCGTGATGGGATCCTGCCCGACGAACGGTTCGTCGAACATGATTAAATCGGGCTCTAATGCAATAGCTCGCGCCAGCGCGGCGCGGCGCGCCATCCCGCCGGACAGCTCCGAAGGCATTAGCTTCGCGGCTCCCCGCAACCCCACAGCTTCAAGCTTCATCATCACCGTGCTTTTCAGCAGCTCAGACGGCAGGCTGGTATGCTCGCGCAGCGGATAGGCCACGTTATCAAAGACGTTCATGTCGGTGAACAACGCCCCCGACTGAAAGAGCATACTCATACGTTTGCGGACAGTATACAGGCGCGAGCGCGACATCTCCGGGACGTTTTCGCCATCGAAGAGGATTTCACCGCTATCCGGTGGGATCTGACCACCAATAAGGCGCAGGAGGGTCGTTTTACCGATCCCGGACGGCCCCATGATGGCGGTGATTTTGCCACGCGGTACGGTCAACGAAATATCATCGAATATCAGTCGATTGCCGCGAGAAAAACTCACACCGCGGACATCGACGATATTCGCCATCGTTTGGCTCATTTATAGTTCCTTTCTTACCCTGCTCACGTTAAGACGTGCAGCCTGAATCAGCCCTTAACCCCGCATTTTTACAGAATATTAGCCGTTGAGGTTAGCGAAAGCTGGCATTTGTTTTACTTTTCCGGCGCATAAAGTCAAAATTAGGAATTCGTTACGCCTCAGACCGTATGCAGTCCAGCCATTCCCGCGCGATGGACCGACAAGTATACCTGAAGAAAGGACTTTTGATGCTTTTAGCAACAGCACTGTTAATCATTGGTTTACTGTTAGTGGTCTACAGTGCTGACCGTTTAGTCTTTGCTGCATCTATCCTGTGTCGCCTGACGGGTGTACCGCCTGTAGTCATCGGGATGACCGTGGTCAGCGTTGGCACGTCACTTCCTGAAATCATCGTCTCCGTCTCGGCGTCGCTGCATGGTCAGTTAGACCTGGCAATTGGCACCGCGATTGGCTCTAACATCGTCAATATATTACTGATTTTAGGCCTTGCGGCACTGCTCCATCCATTTCGCGTGCATTCTGATGTTCTGCGCCGTGAATTGCCGCTAATGTTAGTCGTAAGCCTGCTGGCAGGGTGCGTATTTTATGATGGCGTATTGAGCTATAGCGACGGCATTTTCCTGCTGGCGTTGGCCGTCATCTGGTTACTGTATAGTGTTAAAATTGCCCGCCAGGCGGAAAAACAGGGTCAGGATAGCCTGACGCGTGAACAGGTTGCCGAACTCCCGCGGGAAGGCACGCTGCCGGTCGCCCTCCTCTGGCTTGGCGTTGCGCTGATTATCATGCCGATGGCAACACGCATGGTCGTGGATAACGCGACGGTACTGGCGAACTATTTCGCCATGAGCGAACTGACGATTGGCCTGACGGTTATTGCTATCGGCACCAGCCTGCCGGAGCTGGCCACCGCCATTGCGGGGGCGCGTAAAGGGGAAGATGACATCGCCATTGGTAATATCATCGGCTCCAACATATTTAATATCGCGATTGTCATGGGCCTGCCGGCTCTGATTACGCCGGGGCCGTTTAATCCTCTGGCGTTTTCACGCGATTACGGGGTGATGTTGCTGGTCAGCGTGATATTTGCCCTGCTCTGCTGGCGGCGGCAACGCCAGATCGGCAAAGGCGCAGGCGCGCTGCTGACGGGTGGATTTATCGTATGGATGGCGATGCTGTACTGGCTCTCGCCTCTTCTCTCTGGGTAAACGGAAACGCATTATGTCGCAAATAGAATTGCAGCCGGGTTTTGACTTTCAGAAAGCAGGCAAAGAGGTTCTGGAGATTGAACGTGAAGGTCTGGCGCAGTTAGATCAGTACATTAATCAGGATTTTAGTCTGGCATGTGAGAAGATATTCTACTGTGCCGGGAAAGTCGTGGTGATGGGGATGGGCAAGTCCGGCCACATTGGGCGCAAAATGGCGGCAACGTTTGCCAGCACCGGAACCTCGTCCTTCTTTGTACACCCGGGGGAAGCCGCGCACGGCGACCTGGGGATGGTCACGCCGCAGGATGTCGTTATCGCGCTGTCCAACTCCGGTGAGTCCAATGAAATTCTGGCATTGATCCCCGTACTGAAGCGTCTGCAGGTGCCGCTGATTTGCATGACCAGCCGTCCGGAAAGTAGCATGGCGCGTGCAGCCGATATTCATCTGTGCGTTAAAGTACCGAAA harbors:
- the mlaF gene encoding phospholipid ABC transporter ATP-binding protein MlaF, with protein sequence MSQTMANIVDVRGVSFSRGNRLIFDDISLTVPRGKITAIMGPSGIGKTTLLRLIGGQIPPDSGEILFDGENVPEMSRSRLYTVRKRMSMLFQSGALFTDMNVFDNVAYPLREHTSLPSELLKSTVMMKLEAVGLRGAAKLMPSELSGGMARRAALARAIALEPDLIMFDEPFVGQDPITMGVLVKLISELNSALGVTCIVVSHDVPEVLSIADYAYIVADKKIVAHGSAQALQENCDPRVRQFLDGIADGPVPFRYPAGDYRDDLLGIGS
- a CDS encoding calcium/sodium antiporter, producing MLLATALLIIGLLLVVYSADRLVFAASILCRLTGVPPVVIGMTVVSVGTSLPEIIVSVSASLHGQLDLAIGTAIGSNIVNILLILGLAALLHPFRVHSDVLRRELPLMLVVSLLAGCVFYDGVLSYSDGIFLLALAVIWLLYSVKIARQAEKQGQDSLTREQVAELPREGTLPVALLWLGVALIIMPMATRMVVDNATVLANYFAMSELTIGLTVIAIGTSLPELATAIAGARKGEDDIAIGNIIGSNIFNIAIVMGLPALITPGPFNPLAFSRDYGVMLLVSVIFALLCWRRQRQIGKGAGALLTGGFIVWMAMLYWLSPLLSG